A genomic segment from Daphnia pulex isolate KAP4 chromosome 5, ASM2113471v1 encodes:
- the LOC124195082 gene encoding uncharacterized protein LOC124195082 — protein sequence MVDRNRLITALQLKNQDSDFGKFAWGQQLNGEVLHAFEIQGLGNLQVPFSVEDVEKLKSISEPAPHGKGLNVVVDSNVKNAWQIDGSKISALHPTNFIHTTLADISVQALYHLQLGWLVENLDSDNLEVCIDKLMLYDSGGHYKHLCELELEQGICAVMILQLPVQNGYLGGRLKIDHGSTAKYFEFEKGSDHCHFLTAFRSSCKHELEPITSGWRATLVINFVWKNAFYVTKIPQTLSPLVIPDVLQLLTEIRASINPWFTHFSQVTQRPNSDCPEIPTVYETGTEVTQPISCNADAFNLQEVEAVLQPSPMVLTHDVSRQLHFDLKIANIDRYYQTYLEYSSSIDVRDCVENPRNTNKLHPKVDMLAFLLENEYPLTDLSFFGLRGHDVFLSRLLLCGNFLDVHLAIMSQPEMSTDSSREETCIGAVQMEHWISSSNTLLPFKRILVDTNQIVSNFQLKSRCHIANQEEGNENGDRVPHCYQKQPVLVIWPRHQSFRIKCLYAFDDLLDRMERQLHTASHEKTIETLRRIISFCCEDPLAVFMDSTCAPGERTCRLLHLCVFLRARQEGLQLLELMSTDFRNAELCGESQSLCYEGIRSNGVAQLIAEFECRVGGWAACSRLVLKMISPIRLSNQMEFIVNLAGYLRDRCCSDGAFQIMDRVAFILPKLDASFIASLGQKDIDSYANFVVDCEADPKTASAQRIVGFATLFPHLDPYEQCRLVVDLRRRIRFGGVPSCMHLYQELFRALPSCNLHAPGPIKHVIVAVVSSFFQLGDPELIQILMKKICSLGPNTSERPAQENGLIDVLLLSGEFWDLATSSDLGKSMLTSLIEAQILSVMCMFNQLITPSEENLGTQQIPPSGELEKLDFTKRIDFLENLSQLELHNQHCELIREARTALITTWINGFCLLLDRERSFATPSSSTDPLQVNITVFLKTFIKMEKNLYDNNRQNVSIGFSHLFSKMSTKRLCQLILDLYKIDSVTQPCLKIVSSCFTVYRDLNRQFVGEDVISLLAPTIKLVVKIAKCLFWLGDDVSLETFCQKICTSVPLNEENLLVKKIVSCSSVWPLACTSPPSLATFYVFLDRHIDYLKTIEEPVFSFGQPCAQLPQYPEVEVFLRSSEERMTYHSLASIFHARSFADELTKVCLKNGWCSLKVQAMGSARSAFCEIVKTQDMYQMKMKRFQIVQQELSEMLSLRHNFESKSTESDLSKRLSDMHHNVENVLCSAMKSDGNEPEIIVISD from the exons ATGGTCGACCGAAACCGTCTCATCACGGCATTGCAGCTGAAAAATCAAGATTCAGATTTTGGTAAATTCGCATGGGGACAGCAATTGAATGGAGAAGTTTTACATGCCTTTGAAATTCAAGGATTAGGAAATCTCCAAGTGCCTTTTTCTGTGGAG GATGTTGAAAAACTCAAGAGTATCTCTGAGCCTGCACCTCATGGCAAGGGACTGAATGTTGTTGTGGACTCGAATGTAAAAAATGCATGGCAAATTGATGGCTCTAAAATATCAGCACTACACCCGACAAACTTTATCCACACAACTCTTGCTGACATTTCTGTGCAAGCATTGTACCACCTGCAACTTGGCTGGCTTGTTGAGAATCTTGACAGTGACAATTTGGAAGTCTGCATTGACAAATTAATGCTTTATGATTCAGGGGGGCACTACAAACATCTTTGTGAATTAGAGTTAGAGCAAG gAATATGTGCTGTAATGATTCTTCAACTTCCTGTTCAAAATGGATACCTTGGTGGGCGATTAAAGATCGATCATGGCTCAACTgccaaatattttgaatttgaaaaaggtaGTGACCACTGTCACTTTTTGACGGCTTTCCGTTCCAGTTGTAAGCACGAATTAGAACCCATCACATCTGGATGGAGAGCGACTTTGGTGATAAACTTTGTCTGGAAAAATGCGTTTTATGTTACAAAAATACCGCAGACGTTATCACCGCTCGTCATCCCAGACGTTCTTCAATTGTTAACTGAAATTCGAGCTTCGATCAACCCCTGGTTCACACATTTTAGTCAAGTTACGCAAAGGCCAAACTCTGACTGTCCGGAAATACCTACCGTTTATGAGACTGGAACCGAAGTTACCCAGCCGATCAGTTGTAACGCGGATGCGTTCAACTTGCAGG AAGTTGAAGCAGTTTTGCAACCTTCGCCTATGGTTTTGACCCACGATGTCTCCCGCCAGTTACATTTCGACTTGAAAATAGCCAATATTGATCGTTATTATCAGACGTACCTGGAATATTCATCAA GCATTGATGTTCGTGACTGCGTAGAAAATCCAAGAAATACCAACAAGTTGCACCCGAAAGTGGATATGCTCGCATTTCTATTAGAGAACGAGTATCCATTGACGGACCTCAGCTTTTTTGGTTTGAGAGGGCacgatgtttttctttcccggcTCTTGTTGTGCGGTAACTTTCTTGACGTTCACTTGGCCATCATGAGTCAGCCGGAGATGTCGACCGACTCATCAAGAGAAGAAACGTGTATCGGCGCAGTCCAGATGGAGCATTGGATCAGTTCTAGCAATACGTTATTGCCGTTTAAAAGAATTCTAGTTGACACTAACCAGATCGTAAGCAATTTCCAGCTGAAATCGAGATGCCACATCGCtaaccaagaagaaggaaatgaaaatggcGACCGTGTTCCGCATTGTTATCAGAAGCAACCAGTTCTTGTGATATGGCCGAGACATCAGTCATTTCGCATCAAATGCCTCTATGCGTTTGACGACTTATTGGATCGAATGGAACGCCAGCTGCATACCGCGAGTCACGAAAAGACGATAGAAACTCTACGTCgaattatttccttttgctGCGAGGATCCGCTGGCGGTATTTATGGATTCTACCTGCGCTCCAGGTGAGCGCACCTGTCGTCTTTTGCATCTTTGCGTCTTTCTTCGAGCCCGACAAGAAGGACTTCAGTTACTGGAACTTATGAGTACGGATTTCCGAAATGCAGAGCTATGCGGAGAATCCCAAAGCCTTTGTTACGAAGGGATTCGCAGCAATGGGGTGGCTCAATTAATAGCCGAATTCGAGTGTCGAGTTGGTG GATGGGCCGCTTGTTCACGTTTGGTGTTGAAAATGATATCTCCGATTCGACTGTCGAATCAGATGGAATTTATCGTTAACCTTGCTGGCTACCTCAGGGATCGCTGCTGTTCAGACGGTGCATTCCAAATTATGGATCGTGTTGCCTTCATCCTTCCTAAACTCGACGCGTCCTTTATTGCTAGCCTCGGACAAAAGGATATTGATTCGTACGCCAATTTCGTTGTCGACTGTGAAGCAGATCCGAAAACTGCCAGTGCTCAACGAATCGTTGGTTTCGCAACACTTTTCCCTCATCTGGATCCTTACGAACAGTGCCGTTTGGTTGTTGACCTTCGGAGGCGGATCAGATTTGGAGGAGTACCTTCCTGCATGCACCTCTATCAGGAATTGTTCCGTGCTCTACCTTCGTGCAATCTGCACGCACCTGGGCCCATCAAGCATGTCATCGTAGCGGTTGTGAGCAGCTTCTTTCAACTCGGCGATCCGGAATTGATCCAAATTCTCATGAAAAAGATCTGCAGCCTTGGTCCAAACACTTCAGAGCGACCAGCTCAAGAAAACGGCCTGATTGATGTGCTCTTGTTGTCTGGCGAATTTTGGGATTTGGCCACTTCATCCGATTTAGGAAAGTCGATGCTCACCAGCCTGATTGAGGCTCAGATTTTATCTGTGATGTGTATGTTCAATCAACTCATTACACCCAGTGAAGAAAATCTTGGGACTCAGCAAATCCCACCATCAGGCGAACTCGAGAAATTGGATTTTACGAAGAGGATCGATTTTCTGGAAAATCTGTCACAGCTAGAGCTGCATAATCAACATTGCGAACTAATTCGTGAAGCACGCACTGCTTTGATCACAACCTGGATTAATGGATTCTGCCTGCTACTGGATCGGGAGAGGTCTTTTGCTACGCCTAGTTCTAGTACTGACCCGCTTCAAGTTAACATCACTGTTTTCTTGAAAACATTTAtcaagatggaaaagaatCTTTACGATAACAACCGGCAAAATGTTTCCATTGGTTTTTCCcacttgttttcaaaaatgtctaCAAAGAGATTATGTCAACTAATTCTCGATCTTTACAAGATAGATTCAGTGACCCAGCCCTGTTTGAAGATTGTTTCTTCGTGCTTTACTGTGTACAGGGACCTGAACCGTCAATTTGTCGGAGAAGATGTAATTTCACTACTGGCGCCTACTATAAAACTTGTCGTGAAAATTGCCAAATGTCTTTTCTGGCTCGGGGACGACGTGTCGTTGGAAACATTTTGCCAGAAGATATGCACCAGCGTCCCATTGAACGAAGAAAATCTATTGGTGAAAAAAATCGTCTCCTGTAGCAGCGTTTGGCCGCTGGCCTGCACATCTCCTCCCAGTCTGGCCacattttatgttttcttgGATCGGCATATCGACTACTTGAAAACTATCGAAGAGCCCGTTTTCTCGTTTGGGCAACCTTGCGCCCAGTTGCCGCAGTATCCCGAGGTGGAAGTTTTTCTCCGCTCTTCGGAGGAGAGAATGACTTATCACAGTTTGGCCAGTATTTTTCACGCGCGCAGTTTTGCAGATGAATTAACTAAGGTGTGCTTGAAGAACGGGTGGTGTAGCTTAAAAGTCCAGGCGATGGGGTCAGCCAGGAGTGCCTTCTGCGAGATCGTGAAAACACAAGACATGTatcagatgaagatgaagcgATTTCAAATTGTGCAACAAGAATTATCTGAAATGCTTTCTCTACGCCATAATTTTGAAAGTAAATCCACGGAGAGCGATCTGTCAAAAAGGTTGTCGGACATGCATCATAACGTGGAGAATGTTTTATGCTCGGCCATGAAGAGTGATGGAAACGAACCAGAAATCATCGTTATTTCTGATTAA
- the LOC124195087 gene encoding lactosylceramide 4-alpha-galactosyltransferase-like, translating into MSPLSESAVVCIFWKIWMSSLSSLCRRFRLMGHLLVIGCVLIYCAFSIIALNRKVVSVWLTDRFVHHRQHRILNRPIQTKSDADHQPIDRRTCCLLSAHRPEDICGRPNCTSCPSPRHLNRLKSDGPNAFFIETSDSGGLNIRQACAVESLAFHNPNLTVNVLFMVDEDGHQKQIRNKNKVLAKTLEKLKSKYKNVEFIVADLAEYMAGTSMEKWFHCTDWRTGPYHVSHLSDGLRFLTLNKYGGYYFDLDVILVRPVTFYRNFLAAESGSEFGSSVIHADYGHPIMQLAVNDFPSNYNKNAWTHNGPDLLMRVMKTYCGEENFNAINYVSCRGFGALPTSTFSPIHWSNWQSFFNQRPANETGAPSWITNQVVGVHIWNKLSFNETAYKNSTQEYVRLVRHNCPEIFSIAPETF; encoded by the exons ATGTCGCCATTGTCCGAATCAGCCGTTGTTTGTATTTTCTGGAAAATTTGGATGTCGTCGCTGAGTTCCTTGTGCCGACGTTTCCGCCTGATGGGTCACCTGCTGGTCATCGGCTGTGTCCTCATCTACTGCGCCTTTTCGATTATTGCGTTGAACCGGAAAGTCGTGTCCGTCTGGCTGACGGACCGGTTCGTTCATCATCGGCAACATCGAATACTGAATAGGCCTATTCAGACGAAATCTGATGCCGACCATCAGCCGATCGATCGAAGGACCTGTTGCCTTTTGTCTGCCCATCGACCGGAAGACATTTGCGGCCGACCCAATTGCACGTCGTGTCCGTCTCCTCGTCATTTAAACCGGTTGAAGAGCGACGGGCCAAACGCCTTTTTCATCGAAACGTCCGACAGTGGCGGTTTGAACATCCGCCAGGCCTGCGCCGTCGAGTCGCTGGCTTTTCACAATCCCAATCTGACTGTCAACGTCCTTTTCATGGTGGACGAAGACGGCCATCAGAAGcaaatcagaaacaaaaacaaagtgcTGGCCAAAACGCTCGAAAAGTTGAAatcgaaatacaaaaatgttgaGTTCATCGTTGCCGATTTGGCCGAGTACATGGCCGGCACGTCGATGGAGAAATGGTTCCACTGCACCGACTGGCGGACAGGGCCCTACCACGTCTCCCACCTGAGCGACGGCCTGCGCTTCCTAACCCTGAACAAGTACGGCGGCTATTACTTCGATCTAGATGTCATCCTGGTCCGGCCCGTCACTTTTTACCGCAACTTTTTGGCCGCCGAGTCGGGCAGCGAATTCGGAAGCAGTGTCATTCACGCCGACTACGGACATCCCATTATGCAACTGGCCGTCAACGACTTCCCCTCCAATTACAA TAAAAATGCATGGACGCACAACGGACCTGATTTGTTAATGCGGGTCATGAAAACCTATTGCGGAGAAGAGAATTTCAATGCGATTAATTACGTCAGTTGCCGAGGGTTTGGTGCCCTGCCGACCTCGACGTTTTCTCCCATCCACTGGAGCAATTGGCAATCGTTTTTCAACCAAAGGCCGGCCAATGAAACTGGGGCGCCAAGTTGGATCACCAATCAAGTCGTCGGCGTCCACATTTGGAACAAACTGAGTTTCAACGAAACGGCCTACAAGAATTCGACGCAGGAATACGTCCGGCTGGTCAGGCACAATTGTCCCGAAATCTTCTCCATCGCTCCCGAAACATTTTAA